gaaaatatacAAGATTTAACTAAATTTGGTGGAATTTAAATGAAGTATGCGAAATTTAACTAAATTCGGCGGAATTTTTTCATTACataattctaaaataaaaaaaggccGCCAAGTCGCCGAGGTTGCTGTAGTAGGCGAGGTAGGCCTCGTCGGAGTCGTCGGAGCCGATTTCGATTGGCTCCGTCTTCACCTCCGGTGCCGGCCACTTCCCCGCCTTTTTCTTCTCGGCGGCCTCCCTCTCTGCCTCCTTGGCGCTCCACACCAACGCCTCGGCATCCGTCATGGCGAGGCGTtttgcctcctcggcctcgcgCTCGTTGgcgcgctccgccgcccgctgccCCGGGAAATCCTCGGGGTCGCCATCCTGGCGCCATTCGAGCAACAGGCGCTCgtgctccggcgccggcgtcaaCTTCGGCTCCGGCTTGGGCCAGACTAGGTGGAGGTGGCCGCGAGGCGGCTCCGGCCCTCGTCGGCGGGAAGACGCCCCTGGCTCCTCCTTGATGCGcagcgtcggcgaggaggcgctGCGGGAAGAGCCGGAGCCGGGGGAGCGGGATGCTACGGAGCCGCCGTATCGGTGCCTGTCTGCCGGTACCGGTGGGGGGTGGTGGGGGCGTCTCCAGGTGGGGGTGATCGCCGATGGCAATGTGCGCGAGCACCGTCACCACGGAGCGCCTGCTCCagaaccgccgccggccgtcgaTGTTGAATCGACCCGGCGGTGGGCGCTCGCCTTGGCCTTCGTAGCGGGCGATGTTGATGGCGTGGCGGTCGGCGAAGAATGGCGCCCAGTTGGCCCCGGTGGCGCGGTTCCACGCGGGGTCCTTGCGCTCCTCCACCGTCAACCTGTGCCACTAGTGGGCATTGATGGCGGCGGTCCGGGCACGGCCCGTTGGCACCGGCGGCGTCGGGATGCCGCCGATGCTGAGTGTCCAGTGCGCCGGCAGCCGTCAATCGGGTGGCGCCGAGTACTCGTCCTCGTGGAGGGCCTCGACCTCCTCGAGCGTGAGCGTCGTCCAGCGCCACGTCTCGTCGTCGGCAGCCATGGTCTCGTCGGCAGGAGGGTTTAAgggcgagagagagggagggttTGGGCGAGATGTAGGAGAGGAGGCGCCGAGAGGAGAATGCCGAGTACCGCCGGTGGTCACCCCTATCGCCGGAATGTGAAATGGCGGGCGTGTGAACACGGCCGTAAACGCGGCCGTGTGGCAACCGGCGGGCTACCGCCATTAAAATCCACTCgggagccgaggaggggccGGTGAGAAACCGGTGGGGCGATTAATTGGTCGCTGACAAGGTGGGCCTGCCGCAATAACGCgttgcgccggcgccggcgcccccactCGCCCCCCGTGGGCTGGGTTCGGCCTGGGGGCGCCGGACAACTTTTTGGGACGCGtcggatgaaaaaacaaattggggaGGCTGACTGGGTGGGTTTTTGGACGCCAGTGCCCCCCAAGCCCGTTTAGGGGGCCTTTAGGGAGGGCcggctggagttgctctaaaAAGTAAGTACTCGCTGCTGGCCCTACAACGATGACAACTTCCTAGGACCGACCGCAGCTATTCACGAGGACTGTTCTTTTACTTGTCATAATTTTGTTGAGGTTAGTTTTGAACATTGTCCGAGAGAATCAAACATAGCGGCGCATGTGTTAGCTAGCTGAGCAGATGGTCCTTTGGCTAGAATCCGGCAAGATGAGCCCCCTAATTTCGTGGTGAATGTAATAACGGATGATGTAACTTCTTTGCCGAACTAATAAAATTCGCCATGATGGCTttacctaaaaaaaagtactcctaCCTTTCACGAATCGATCTATTCTTCCCCTCGATGGCGACTTTGGACAAGagcctggcggcggcggacaaaCTAGTTTTTTTGAGTTAGATCTTCACCGGAATCCATGGGTTCCCCTCGCCTCCTGCTGTCATCTTGGCGTTGTGAGGTGACGAGAACCTTGAGTCCTGGTATACGCATCAAGAAGTGTTTATTATTTTGAGTCGTGTGGTCTTCATCGGCAACGCTATGACGGAAGGCGTGATGCCGTTGAGAATAAATGTACTCTGGTTCTTACTCTGATGCGGTTGTGTCTTATCGGGCGGTGCCACCGGACCAAAGAGTTCTACTCACCGCAGGTTTGATGTGTCTGATCTTGCGGATTTTGAGTTTATGTCCTCGCATATCAGTTCATATGGATCTGATGATTTTAAGTTAGTGTTTCATGATGATTTCGTCCGCATGGTCTCGTGTGGTTTTGGAGTATTTCGTGTTCTGGTGAAGATCTTGTGGTTCGACGACCTATATTTTTAGGGGATCATCctcggcccaagtacgttGAACGTTCGTGACTTTCCGTCTCTTTGGATGGGCGACTCAAGGGGCTTTTGAAACCTTTGAGGGTGGTCAACTTCGTGCAGGGGTATGAACGACAACATTGTCGTTCAAGTCGAGCTGGGCAGTATCTTTACAGAAACACCGACAGGATTTCATATTGCAAAGATTGATATCATGAAAAAGATGTCTTCAAGAGATTTCGTTGTAATTCTTAATCATATTAGGAGTTGATTTGTAGTTGTAAAAGTACTCCAACCTTTTAGGAGCAAGAGCACGCAGGTTCCCTAAAACTGGTTCCCTGGGataagagagagaagaaaattttagaaaaaatgtGCACATCTCTCGCAGGTTCCCGATACCGATTCCCTAAATTCTTCTGTAGATCCCATGACATATGGACCCCACTTGTCAGTGACTAaattcctttcttcttcttcaacgcACACAACCACGCTGCCTCTGCCGGCAACGCGCGCTTGCCACCGTCCCCTTGCTttgccgcccgccgctgctcgTTGTGCCCCATGTGCACCGGCCGCCTCGCTTCTCGGAGGAGGCCGCTCGCACACCCGTCGACGCCTCTCCGtgtcacccgccgccgcctcgaagCTCTTACGCAGCTGTAACGACCGAATCGACACCTGCTCCGGCCGAATTGGCGATGGAGGGAACTGGCAGTAGGCGGCATCGGGGGCATGATTGGTGCGTTGTTAGCAAGATTCAACACATGGGTGGGCTCGGGAGTGGGTGACGGAGCTCCTCGTCGCGGTGTATGCGCAAATCGACAACCGCGCGAGCCAAATCGAGGGCCGTGGCCGGCAGCGTGTAGAGGCGTCGCCGGCCTCGATTCAGTTCGGGATTGGTGTCAGGGCCACTCATGGCAGAGAGGGGTGGTCGCAGATGGGGTCGGacatggcggcagcggcggagggtggcggcgcggtgcCGGAGTAGCATGCCGGGAACGACGGGTTGGGGGCGGAAATGGGATGGAACTGACGGTTGCGTTCCCGCGAGAGCTTCTCGTTTTTTTATGTGTGGTTGCCTGCATTcagggaagagaagagagaattCAGAAAATTCCCTAAAAATATAGGGATTGGGAATGGACTAGGGAACATGCTggagcattttttttgttttttagaaaatggagATAGTTATTTTAAGAAATGGGACTTTTTAGGAAACCTGTTGAAGATGCTTTAAATATCGAGGAACCTGCTGATTGCCACAAATTAGACCTGCCACTAACTTGCTTAATTCCTAAATTATGGATTTCTCATATCCGATTAGCACAAAATTTGTGATTATGTGATAAATTTTGAAAAGTTGTGATTTTCTGATGGCAAAGTTCCAGAAATAAGGGTTCCCTGAGATTAGTCAATTTTCAATTACCTAAACTACTTTTAAGACTTTTTTCTAAGGCAAACCTGCATTTTCTGGTGCGTTGCATATAAAAGGCCGTAGGAGAGAGCCATCTTGGAAACCCCCCTTAGGTTGTACTCTGTATTTGATCTAGTCTTTGATCGGACTGTTTTGATCTAGTCTCGTTACTTTAGGTGTTTTATTTGCACAAATTGCTACTTGTGGAGTTACTTATCTGGTTTAATTACTTTGGGTGTCAAGTATATATGAGAAAAGGTCGGGACATAAAGTGTTTATTTCGCAATATGCTTGAGGGAGTTAAGTCTTTTGGGGAATAATAAGGTGATGAATTGGCAAATGTCGCATATGATATCTGTTTCGGTTTTGGGGTTTCTTCTTGTGATGAGACCCATATAGTTCTCATAGATTACTGATTCACCAAGTATTACTCTCCCTAGAACAGCTAAGTTATCCTTTTTTTTCGCTATGTGACAGTACATAAATCTAACCATGCATGTGCAGATACAATAGATAACGTAGTTATGTGATTACTTGCTAGGACATGAGAGCAATCGTGTGAGCAACAGATAAAATGAGGATTAAACTGGTAGAGCTATTTTTAGTcatttagtaaaaaaaaaagatacaagTACACACGGAGCATATACACAGATTCTAGATTAGCTTTATAAAGCACTGCCTAAACATGCCTTCTACTCTTCAATAATCATACGAGCAAAACAATCATGCAAAGCAAATGTATTAGCAAGACTTTTACAACTACTGCACCTAATTCCAGTACCTGTCCACCCTTTTGCAGCAATGAAAGCTCGTGGAAGACGAAGAATGACTGTGGGTGAAAAGTGATGGGTTGGTGGAAAGAGcagcagtaaaaaaaaaatgttggtaTTTATAGTGTGTGGGGTAAAGATGCATGTCCTCCACGTGTTGTTCTCATGGTGACAAATGGCACACACCATAAGACAAATGGCAAAAACCAAGTGACAAATGGCAAGCATGCAGCTAGGCCCACCTAAGGGTTCTTAGCCGCTAAGAAAAGTCCAAGGGCTGAAATGTAAAACTAAAAGGACTTCTTTGTAATTTTCGAAATATTTGTTTGTAATAAAGGactttgtattatttttgtgatatatGGTGTTAGAAATATGTAATTTGAGTTTTAGAAAACGAGGGTTTCACAAAGATGTCTTGATCCTTTTTTGTAAAGACGGTGAAAAAAGTATTTGCAGTTTCTAATATACGAAGCATTGTGTGCAAATAAAACACAAAATCAAAGGTCTGAGAATATGCTAGAATACGACGTGCTTAAGATTTATTCTCACTCTTGCCCTCTTTCTCAACGCATTTTTGAGCGGAAACAATTATTGAAACAATTTCACTAGATGTGAGAGGTTCTGTAGTGTGAACCCCAACTTGTATTATTAGCTCTTTCAAGAGTTTGATCTTCATTTAAACATAAGCCAGTGCTAATCCATTTGCTGCCTATGGTTTGTTTTACCTCATCTCGATGTTTATCTGCAATcatatcttttcttttgcaacaAGCTCCAACCACATTGAATAGAAGGGCGATCATGTCGAAAAATTATGCAATGTCTTCATGTTTCTTTGCTACCGTCACAATATATTTATTCTTTGCTAGTGATCGAGCAAAACAGTGGACATAATATGCTGACCTATTCTCTTGCATAATCTTCGCTTTCAAGCCATTGACCTCGCCAGTCATGCTGCTTGCCTCGTCATAGCATTGGCCTCTAGCCTACTTTATGCTTAATCGAATATGTttccttaattttttttgaagagcGGCCTTTAGACATACTACTAATGTTTCCTTCACATGTGCAACTGTATAACCTCTCGGTGATAAATCCATGCTTACTAAGATATCAATACAGCCTCGTCGATCAACAAGATTTTAAATTTATCTATGCAAAAGAACAACAAACTCATTACTCATTAGACCGTAGCTTGTAAGAAATAAAATAGACAAATAGACATAGGATTTAACGACGATGTTAACTTTGCAAAATAATTACTAATTTGCTTTCGAATATTACCACATATCCAAGGACAATTTTCAAAGCATTCCTAACTGCCCTTAATATAGCATCATTTCGATGTGCCAAAGTACATTTACCAACTCTCAAAGATTTTCCTTACGTTTTGACCTTTTATTCATCATGGTCTCAAAAAGCTTAGCCTTGACACAACAAGTATCTAACCAAAGCAATTGAAATATTAAGCCGAATTTGATTTCTGCGTTTTTGTAAGATCGATTTGCTTGAGCAATCTGGATTGATTGGTGCTGATTCATCAAAGCTTCACATCTTTTTTACTTCTACATTAAGAAATATGTTGACATTTCATTTATCCACATGAGTATCTAGTATGCATTTCTTCATTTCTTATTCCAACAGTTCCAACCTTTAGTTGCAAATGCATCATTCTCAGCTTGTCCTTCATTGCAATATCTAAAAAGGTAGCAGCACAAACAAAAGGCCATCCCTATGCACCTTGTCACTATACTCGGCCATATTTCTTAAACCATTTTGAATAACTCTTCGTTGGTCACCTCCAATGTCCAATGTGTCTCATGTTGTTTCTTAGGATTTCTGGTGTACTCTAAATTCTCTTCTGATCAACCGGATCAAAAGGAGGCTCATTGAAATCAATCTCTCTCTGAATAGAATGCTTGAAATATGTAAACAAGTGGCTTTTGGATTACACTAAACCGGTATGCCTTCACCCTTAAGTTCTCATTTAATATATGTGTGTGGTATGATATTTCGGTTGCTTATGATGTCTTTGAGTCCTATACTGCTAAGGTCTTGTTGTGAGACGGTTTCCGGTAGTATGATACTATAGCTAGTTCATGCCCATCCTAAGCGAATCCATTGGCAAAATTTCCTGGCCCCCGCTCCTATGTACATTGAGCTTCGACGCTTGAATGTCTTAAATGTGGTGAAGAATAAGAAGAAATTTGTTGAGTTTCTGTTGAATATTTGTATGAGTCCTGTTCTGTTTAGACTTAATCAAAAAATGTGGATAATATAATATAAGATTAGTGTTGAAGTCGGATGCTTTGTACCCTTGGTCTTCCTATATCTTTTACCTCTCCCCATCCCCTCTGTTCTCTCGCTGCTAAAGTAGAAAAGGAGAGAATTGCATATTTTCCATCTAAATTTTGCCCATATGCTCAAATGCCACTCAAAATTTCCCGATTCAAATATACCACTCAAAATTTGCATTTGGTACAAATATACCGCTACAGTGAGTTAACCGTTAGTTGACCGAGGGATTCGTACCATGCATATTATATTTGCCCTCTACCCTGATGCAAAAAGGCTATTGTTGGCAAAGGTTGTGGAATGTGCCACTAGCCAACCAGGGAGGTACTCCAAATACTATGGGCATAGGCATAgtgcaaaaataaattacgTTTTATCTCATCACATATGTCCTTTTGAAAATAGGTGAACAACTCAATAACTCAAGAAATGCAATAGTATGAGTTGGTATAGAGGCCACACTGACAGCAGATCAACACAACCAGTTCAACTTTAAGAATGAAGTTTTCAATACTATGCAAGAAaatagagagaaagaaaactaCCCACGAAACCAGACTGATCCAAACATTCTTCGACCATACTCAACTGCTAGATAGAAAGCTGATCCAACTGTGGTCCAAGCGGTTAAAAGATATGGAACTGCAATGCAGAAGAGACAAACACTGGATAAGGTAAAACACGACGAAATGAACCATGCTAGTCATCATCTAAGTTTGTCCCAGTTACTGCAAAGTAGCCGTCAGGCAGTGAAATGCATAGCGAGTTACTACATGACAGGAGCCAGAATGCACATCAGGTTTAAGTTACTATTTAGATAAAATTGTGTCTCCATTTCAATTAAAGCTGATTTAACCAAGAGCTCACCTTAAGCTTGTTGCTGCTTCTTGTCGAGAATTTTTTTCCAGCGCTTCTGATCAAGCATCATTGTCATGTCTTGCCAGCTGAGATGAATGGTATCATATGGAAAACAAATATGTCAATCGACTTGAATTGCATTGGGAAAAGGAACCAACTTTACAACGGAAGTAGTGAAGATGGTTTGTCATATGCTAATTGCTGATCATACGATTATATTGCACAGTTATAAAGGATTTATAAAATATCAGTCCACTGATACAAACAATGAGAATAGCCCTTTTATGCCACTAGTTTTGTTGCCACTCCCAAGCCATCCCAACCTAACTACAAGCTCAAGCTTAGACCATCTTAGGAAATATAAGTTGAATGTCAGATAGGCATCACATGCTCAATTGAATGACATAGAACGCGTGAGCTTTATCCATAGACAGTCGACATAACATTTTAAAAGGCATATTTCTTGAAGAGAACGGTGGTATAGTGGATATACCGTAAACATAGTGGATTGGACATCTCTAGAAAAATTGAGAATTTAAGATTACTCAATTTAACAACCAATTGGTAGCTCAACAAGCAAGACAGTAGCTATGTATAGTGGAGGTTGTCGGTTCAAACCACATCAACAGCCCTATATGTAAAAGGAAGTTGTTACCTTAGAAAACTTGAATGTACACAATTCAGAACTGAAGCGTGCCATCAACACATGGATAACCCGTAATTCTATCTATAGACAATCATTTGCTAGTCAAGACATACATGGCGCAATCCTTACTTCGATGTTTTCCTGGGATTGAGACTTTGCCAACTCAGCAGTTCAGTCCCACTAATTGACCCATCACCTTAAATTATGCACCAATTTCATCTGCAGGCTGTTCATCTGTTCAACTGAACTCCTAATTTAAATGAGACTTCCAGCAGGACCTAAGCTCAATGCCATTAAATCTTGGTTGATATTTATGGGCATATGAGCCATATTAGTGATGATGTGCAGCAATTGGGTTAATGATCCAAGGAGTACTAGGTCTGAGGCACAGCATCTGTTTTAAGCTTTATAAGCTGCACATACCCAATGTTGGCATTGGCATGCAAGTTTAgtataattaaaaaaattgaggtGCACACTCCCCAATGCGATGCAAGTGACGACGGTGAAAAATGTGACCAAAATCTACACATTATCGAGAGGTAAAAAGTTTACCAAATATTTCTGTCTCAAGTAAATACAAGTATACAACTACGATGGCATGCAATTAAATATGGTGAAATGTCAACCGAAAGggtaaaaaaatcatgcaagCAATACATGGGTAGAAAGAAACTTAGCCTTGTAAATTTCCGTACAAATAATATGATCATTTGCATGAAAAGAATTCACAATTCACAAAATGGATTTCTATGTAACAAGTTAACTGCATTAAACCACACGTGcaatagaaaaatattttaggGGGGACAACCTTGGCTCATGCACCCTAGGCCCTAGatcctattattttttatttattagaTGCCTACTGGCCTAAACAGGCATATCGATTATGGGATGATGGGAGGGAGTTAGTCACATGTTATGTGCTTGCAAAGAATCTTTGGCAAAACAAACTTCACATATCCTCAGATGTGATGAACGATGGATACACTAGGTTaggtcaagcagaagattacTGATCGAGAGTCTGCAGATGCATCTCAAGAAGGCCCTTGAATGAACCTCAACTTCCATATAACACCATGTCATAGTGTTTTTTCAGTTTGCACCAGACTGAAGAAAAACACCATGTTTGCAAGCTTTAAACTGAAGGATGTCCCAACCAGTCATATATTTAAAAGAAACCGGATGAACACAGAAAAATGGTATCAATGTATGAAACAATTACAATGAGAAGTCGATAAAGTAATCTCCAGTTATAAGTTATGAACTTCCATATCCATGTGCATGGAGCCAAACAAGACATGAGAACATCAGTGACCAACAAGAGGAAGGGAGAAGTTTGCCAATATCAGCCAGCAGGCGCCAAAACAGCAAAATAACACAACATGAACACAAGGAAAAATTTGCATTTTGATCCTGAAATACTatggacatgcatgcatataaatttcacaaaacttaTTGTATATCAGTATTCGtgttttgaaaataaataaccAACTTCACTTCAAAATGCAATACAAGACATGTGGGCAAGTCAAAACCGATATCTTTTGCATCTGAGACTTTGTTTGATCAACACGAAGTATATACTAGTTGGCAAAACATCAAGATATCAATTAGAGCATTGGAGGCAATGCTAAGGCAAAAACATATCATAGTAACATGTGCACGAAGGGCAGGTAAATAGAAGATAAAGATATCAAGAATTAATTTTCCTAGAAAACTAACTAAGATGAAACCAACCAGGGGAGTAGCAACCAGTGGCTTTTTAACCTGAGGCACCCTGTGGACCTAAGCTGTAATGCGGGTGGGCAGCATGCGCGCTCCCACTGCTAGCCAATCGACTGACGCACTCATAAGGAAGTTAATGTTAAGGGATGTCAACTGTTTTTAAATCAGGGAGAAATGTTTCGCCATGGAGAAACGCTCATGGTCTAATCCATCGCAAAGCAGATCCAATGGAGATATGATATATCTCTTGGTCCAATTATACAAGGAAGACAGTTATAGAGCACCGGGTGCTCATGATGAGTCAGCGGCATACAATATTCACAATTCATATAACCTTTGCACACATGTATTGATCGACTAAACCAGTACTCGAAGAACAAAGTTAACAAATTGGAAACTAAGAGCACAATACAATACATCAACCTGagtatatatgcataatgtgttCCGAACATCATACATACGATACAAAGGGAATTCCTGTAATTAGTACtttatctactccctctgttcctaaatataagatgttttatctttgtcctaagtcaaaattcttaaagtttgaccaagtttatagaaaaatataccaacatctacaatatcaaataattaCACtctgaagatatatatcatgacggaTTTAATTCTTCTATGAAGATACGGAGCATATATGATGCCGGTTTTGATAAAACTAAattagagttgtagatgttggtagatttttctataaacttagtTTGACTTAGGGAAAAATCTAGAACATCATataagtatttaggaacggagattGTATTAAATAGGTAGACTGCAATTCAATATATATAGATGCCGATCAACCGCGAGAACATCAGAATCCATATAAACCTAAACGTAAGCTGGAGTCAGGAGTTGGTGATAGGGTAAAAAGATTTACCTATGGGGAAGGGACTTGAGATTGGAGGCGAGGTTGGAGGCGTGGTGGTGAACGCATGCAGCGGCGCCGAGGGCGAAGGCGCCGGTCCAGGTGGTGATGAGCCGCTGCGGGTCGGAGTGCGGCACCGCAGGGTCGCCCCTGTACGCCCGCGCCCAGTAGTCGTCGAATTCGCCCATCCCTTGAACCTTCTGGTCTTCtcttcgtcggcggcgaggtgagGGGGGAGGAAGAGATAGATAGGGCCTTCGAGGAGGGAGCCGAGATTTTTTGAGGGGATGGATAGATGTGCAAGTCAAGGAAGAAATGGTTTGTGAACGTGGTCTACGggatgctttttttttcgagaattGGTCTCCGGGATGCTACTACCCTCTCCTCTTTTCCTCTGGGCCGGAACCCACCTATCTCTAAATGAGCGGGCCCATGGCGTTTACAATCTCCCCTCTCCTCTTTTCCTCTGGGCCGGAGCCCACCTAtctctatttttttccttttcttttcttcaccCCTCCTCCTTGTGGTCCAGCTCGCTGCGGAGCGCCCCAGACCCCTCGGccctcgctcgtcttcctcctcgcgcacgACTGGATTCCAGTAGcgcaagcgccgccgccgcctcccgttGATTCCCCCTTCGATTCTATCGctccgaccgtttctcctcccaccACCCCACGAATTGATCCTGCCCTGTatctccccgtttcatctccgcTAATTCGTAACCGAGgcaaaaaaatcaaggtagggcggacGCCCTagcttgccctactgggtcctccgcccgtgccGCGGGCCACAAGCATGAGCAaaggcggtggaggtgggagCTGGAGAATGAACGGAGGCGAATTCGGGCGGGCGGTGGCGAGGGCGGCCGTGGCACAGATGCTGCAGGCAGCGGGCTTCACCTGTGCGCACCGCTCGGCGGTGGACGCGCTCGTCGACGTCCTCCTACGCTACATATGCCACCTCGGTAGCGCTGCTACTTTCCACGCCAACCTTGCCGGCCGCGCCATCCCCAACGAGTGCGATGTGGTACAGTTCCTCGAGGTATCGGGCGCCGCGTACCAGGGCTTCGCGGGGGCCTCCTCTGCCTCAAGCCGCTGCCTCGTCAACTCTGATGTCATCAGGGATATCATTATGTTTGCTGGCGCGGCTGATGACAAACCCTTCATGAGGCAGCTGCCCAGATTTCCGACACAGCACACGCTGCCGCAGTCGTCTTTGAGTTTCGCGGCGTTGGGTAGGGAGAGTGGGATGAAGCATGTACCGGAGTGGCTCCCAGCCTTTCCGGATCCTCGCACGTATTTGAGGACCGAGGTGTTGAGCGAGAAGGTTAACGAGGCCACGGTGGACGAGGTGCAGCAGCTGCGCCAGCAGATGAAGGCTGAGAAGTCGCTGCTCAGCTTGCAACAGCGTCTGGCACTAGCAGGTGCTGATGGGTTCCGACCTACAGCGGTGGAGGATGGTGCTGGAAAGGGGAAGGAACTAGATGTAGTTGGGATCAAGAGCAATCCATTTCTTGACTCAGCATTCCCTTATGGGGAGAAGAAGGTGTCAGAGGTAGCCGTGCCAAATGTGGGGAATAAACTCTCTGTCCTAGAGGCCTTTGCACCTGCATTTGCGGAATCAGAAGGTGAAAAACTTGATGAGGCAAGGCACAAGGATCAAGCTCGATGTCAGAAGAGGATACTTCCAAAGGAGAGGCCACCGGTGTACTTTAGGATGGGGATTAATAGGAAGTCAATTGTGATGACATTGAATTCGAGAGCCTTGGAGGACCGTGAAGGTCCCTTTTTCCTGAAGGATGATCGAAAGCGGAGGGCACGGCTGATACTAGCGGAAGCAATGGACAACCCACAGGAACATACTCAACTGTAGTATTCTTCCTACATGTGTCAAGTCATGGGGAATTGGGGACAACACTAAGGACCTTTGAGGTTCATGATGGAGCAGGACATGCTGATATCTTGAGGTTTGTTATTGTTGCACGCAACCATATCTGGCAGCTTTACCTGCTTACTCTTACATATTAATTTAATTACTTAGCTGAAAACGAGCATAATCAAACAAGAATACCTGTCTTCgttgggggtggggggggggggggtcaaATAAGTATATTCAGTTTGTTGCCATTGGCACACTATTAGATTTAAAATCGCATGCATCATACAGTGAGACAATATGAAATGTGATATTACTAGGATAAAATTAGGTTAGGTACACTCCAAGATGCACATTTAGAGAAATACAAGCACACCCAAATTTCAAATGACATGCCCAAAGAGCAAAAGTTCTAGAAATTAAAGTACCCATGGAATATTCTGTTAAAACATTTTCAAATGACACAAACATGGCTCTACCCTAACTCTGGCTGCCCCTCACAGTTCCGAACATGATCGGGTGATCTCCACTCTGGTGCCCCTAGAGATGAATTCACGTCAGCTCCTTCACAGTTCACACCCACCCATTCCTTCTCCTGTTGCATGAGCTCACAGTCATCTCCATCGTAGTGGGAAAAGAAGATGCAGTGTTGGGCAGGTCCTAAGGCACTGCCTGAACTGAGCTGCCACTCCCATATATGTACGACCATTCAGGGTGTGCAAAACTGAACCGAACCTGAAAAACCGAAAAAATAAACCGAACC
This is a stretch of genomic DNA from Brachypodium distachyon strain Bd21 chromosome 1, Brachypodium_distachyon_v3.0, whole genome shotgun sequence. It encodes these proteins:
- the LOC100844124 gene encoding transcription initiation factor TFIID subunit 8 — encoded protein: MSKGGGGGSWRMNGGEFGRAVARAAVAQMLQAAGFTCAHRSAVDALVDVLLRYICHLGSAATFHANLAGRAIPNECDVVQFLEVSGAAYQGFAGASSASSRCLVNSDVIRDIIMFAGAADDKPFMRQLPRFPTQHTLPQSSLSFAALGRESGMKHVPEWLPAFPDPRTYLRTEVLSEKVNEATVDEVQQLRQQMKAEKSLLSLQQRLALAGADGFRPTAVEDGAGKGKELDVVGIKSNPFLDSAFPYGEKKVSEVAVPNVGNKLSVLEAFAPAFAESEGEKLDEARHKDQARCQKRILPKERPPVYFRMGINRKSIVMTLNSRALEDREGPFFLKDDRKRRARLILAEAMDNPQEHTQL
- the LOC100837047 gene encoding uncharacterized protein LOC100837047, whose amino-acid sequence is MGEFDDYWARAYRGDPAVPHSDPQRLITTWTGAFALGAAACVHHHASNLASNLKSLPHSWQDMTMMLDQKRWKKILDKKQQQA